DNA sequence from the Vibrio pelagius genome:
CCCCCATGATGCCGAAGATCCGATCGTAGAGATCTTTCACTTTGACGTAGAAGAACGCGCGATCTTGCCACGGAGTGATCTCGATCTGCGAGCTGTCTGTATCGCCGTTACGCTGTGCCAGCTTTTGTTGCAAGCGTTGATCAACCTGACTTGTCAATTGAGTCTCAAACAAGAATACCGACAGCGTGCTCACTCGATCTGTAGCCAGTAGCTCTTGTGCTTGGCTGATATAAACGTACAACTGGCGTTTATCTAGCTCAGGAACGCCAGTCGAGTAGATTCCTTGCACCTTAAAATCGAAGGCGTTGAGGGCTCCATCACTGGTGGTCGCGAGCAGCGTAACCCAATCGCCAATGCTCACCTTCAAGTTGCGCGCTAAGTCTTTCCCTAGCATCACTTGCGGCTCGGAATCGTCGTATCTTGGAGAATCAATACTGGTTAGAGTTTGCCCTTGTCGAACATCTAAAAACGGGCCCTTCATGTCGAATTCACGTTCGTTAACGCCCGTTCCCATAAAGATGGTTGACTTCGAGCCGTTAGAGACAAGGCCACTGAAGTAGACACGTGGCTGAACACCGCGCACATCGCTGTCGCCAATGATCATCTTTGTCAGTTCATCTGCGTTGTCTAAACCATTGCTCAACGGCGTATCTTCGTCCTGCTCAAAATAACCCGGTGTGCTGAGTGTTAAGTGCCCAGTATCGCGCGCGGTCGACTCTCGCAAAGATTCATAGGTATAAAGTCCATACCCACCTGCGGAAGTGAGTGCAAACACGGCAATCGCGACTATCAAAACCGACAACAAACTACGACGTCCATTACGCAGGAGATTGAGCCACGCGAGGCGCAGCGAATGTAGAAGCCCAAACTGCATTAACTTGCCCATGAGACGGCCTCCTGCTTCATTGTTGAGGTCACGATCTTGCCGTCCACCAGCTCAATCACTCGATCGCAACGGCTGGCCATTCTTGGATCATGGGTCGCGACAATAAATGTGGTGCCAAACTCGTGGCCAAGCTCACGCATAATGTCGATCACTTTATTGGCGGTGTGGCTATCCAAGCTTGCTGTCGGTTCATCGGCGATCACTAACTTAGGCTTGTGAACCAAAGCACGAGCGATCGCGACGCGCTGTTGCTGACCACCAGAGAGATTATCTGGCCGATGGTGAACGTACTGCTCTAAGCCAACACGCATCAGCATCTGCTTTGCTTGTTTATGCTGTTCTTCAAGGCTTAAACCATTGAGCATCAGAGGGTAAGCAACGTTTTCTAGCGCCGTCATGACAGGCACCAGATTGAACTTTTGAAATACAAAACCTAAAGCGTGGCGACGAAAACGCGCAGCGGGAATAGCTTGTTCAGGGTAGGGCTGCCCTTCTATCGAAATCATCCCTTGGTAATCTCGGTCCAACATTCCTAAGATATTGAGCAAGGTACTTTTACCTGAACCTGACGGGCCGCATAACGCCACCATCTCGCCTTGCTCAATCGCTCCTGATACTCCATTAAGGGCATGCACGACCTGTTCACCCGTTCTGTATCGCTTTTTAATCGCTTCGAACACTACCATCTTGTTATCTCCCTTGTTCGAACGGATATTATTGAGCCTGACTGACGAGTGCTTTCGCCGTCATGGTTTCAATATTGCTGCTATCTTTCTCTTCCATTACAGCCAACCAAGTCTGTGCTTGTGCGAAGTCTTGTGCTCGAATCGAAGCGGTAATCGCATAGCGGTAAATCCAAGCGGTAGCAGCAAAGTTTTGGTGTGAGAACTCCTCTTCAGACAGCAGGTCTAAATAGAGGTCATAGCCACGGTCAAAATGGTTAAACATATCTGGAAGTGAGGTATAGGTGGTCGCCGCCATCGCGCGGGTGAGATAGGCTTCTGGCAAGCCTTGAACTCTCGCCTGTTCAGTCACAGGCTGTTCGATGCTATTTAAGAGAGTCAAAGACTTATCGATGGTCGCGAGCCCTTTTTCGACATACTTCATCTTATTCC
Encoded proteins:
- a CDS encoding ABC transporter ATP-binding protein, yielding MVVFEAIKKRYRTGEQVVHALNGVSGAIEQGEMVALCGPSGSGKSTLLNILGMLDRDYQGMISIEGQPYPEQAIPAARFRRHALGFVFQKFNLVPVMTALENVAYPLMLNGLSLEEQHKQAKQMLMRVGLEQYVHHRPDNLSGGQQQRVAIARALVHKPKLVIADEPTASLDSHTANKVIDIMRELGHEFGTTFIVATHDPRMASRCDRVIELVDGKIVTSTMKQEAVSWAS
- a CDS encoding ABC transporter permease, translated to MGKLMQFGLLHSLRLAWLNLLRNGRRSLLSVLIVAIAVFALTSAGGYGLYTYESLRESTARDTGHLTLSTPGYFEQDEDTPLSNGLDNADELTKMIIGDSDVRGVQPRVYFSGLVSNGSKSTIFMGTGVNEREFDMKGPFLDVRQGQTLTSIDSPRYDDSEPQVMLGKDLARNLKVSIGDWVTLLATTSDGALNAFDFKVQGIYSTGVPELDKRQLYVYISQAQELLATDRVSTLSVFLFETQLTSQVDQRLQQKLAQRNGDTDSSQIEITPWQDRAFFYVKVKDLYDRIFGIMGAVMALVVFVSLFNTMTMSVTERTREMGTLSALGSYPSEIIAGFLKEAGLLALLGGLLGAFASAAVTVLLLVVDVQMPPPPGRTDGYPLNIYFSFELVAYAMAGVTAICLIAAYFAARKGVNKPITEALTYV